A stretch of the Haloarcula ordinaria genome encodes the following:
- a CDS encoding FG-GAP repeat domain-containing protein, whose product MSEPEPQQSRTTFRHEQIDANPPCSRLGFCLTTDLTGNGLPDVIVGGAGKGFPGRDLAWQVDRYSPLPVRGLLDALGKEHTNLFWYENPGWERHDVAFLPNLDVGATLCDVTGDGRPNVVAGQGIRNTDVYWFKMPADPRERWTPHLVTDQFEKYHDLEAGDVDGDGRDEIVGLSQESETVFYYDIPEDPTETPWPDSCLHIVDRGIEIEGLRIRDIDHDGQHEMIAGTYVYHRDSGAATGWRRDPVVTGWDDTRVELADFDGDGDLEIVFSEGDSPHYGTHPGRVAVFDGPDWSETILEDDLFCPHTLQVADFDGDGTPDIYVAEMGLGENDDPVHLLFRNRGDGTFDREVVFEGIETHEAVAVDLTGDGKPDLVGKSYAPDHHVDIWYNEN is encoded by the coding sequence ATGAGCGAACCCGAACCACAGCAATCCCGAACGACGTTCAGACACGAACAGATAGACGCGAACCCCCCGTGTTCCCGGCTGGGCTTCTGTCTCACGACAGACCTGACCGGTAACGGCCTCCCGGACGTGATCGTCGGCGGCGCCGGGAAGGGGTTTCCCGGCCGCGACCTCGCCTGGCAGGTAGACCGATATTCGCCGCTCCCGGTGCGAGGGCTGCTGGACGCGCTGGGCAAGGAACACACCAACCTCTTCTGGTACGAGAACCCGGGGTGGGAGCGCCACGACGTGGCGTTCCTCCCGAACCTGGACGTCGGCGCGACACTGTGTGACGTCACCGGGGACGGCCGGCCGAACGTCGTCGCCGGGCAGGGCATCAGAAACACGGACGTCTACTGGTTCAAGATGCCAGCGGACCCCAGAGAGCGGTGGACGCCACACCTGGTCACCGACCAGTTCGAGAAGTACCACGACCTGGAGGCCGGCGACGTCGACGGCGACGGACGGGACGAGATTGTCGGGCTCTCACAGGAGTCTGAGACCGTCTTCTACTACGATATCCCGGAGGATCCGACCGAGACGCCGTGGCCCGACTCGTGTCTTCACATCGTCGACCGGGGTATCGAGATCGAGGGGCTCCGCATCAGGGATATCGACCACGACGGGCAACACGAGATGATCGCTGGAACGTACGTCTACCACCGTGACAGCGGCGCCGCGACGGGATGGCGCCGCGATCCGGTCGTGACCGGGTGGGACGATACCCGGGTCGAACTTGCGGACTTCGACGGCGACGGCGACCTCGAGATCGTCTTCTCGGAGGGTGACTCCCCGCACTACGGGACCCATCCGGGACGCGTCGCAGTGTTCGACGGTCCGGACTGGTCCGAGACGATACTCGAGGACGACCTGTTCTGCCCGCACACGCTCCAGGTCGCTGACTTCGACGGCGACGGGACGCCGGACATCTACGTCGCCGAGATGGGACTCGGGGAGAACGACGACCCGGTCCACCTGCTCTTCCGGAACCGTGGTGACGGCACGTTCGACCGCGAGGTCGTCTTCGAGGGTATCGAGACCCACGAGGCGGTCGCCGTGGACCTGACTGGGGACGGCAAGCCAGACCTCGTCGGGAAGTCCTACGCACCGGACCACCACGTCGACATCTGGTACAACGAGAACTGA
- a CDS encoding glycosyltransferase family 2 protein translates to MVSVSVVVATLLPYDELDVVESLERGTYDDYEVVVRDDYPVCKARNEGIKRASADKIVFLDDDSRPRTDYLERAVETLERAPAYSGRTIHPRSDVFARHFTAHYDRGDEPRHVDTFWGNNMGVRREVFDAVGGWDENMGWGHEEKELAARVRSQFDILYDPELVVTHSYADSVPGYWRKIYKLETQHPYYWRKIGYSLRQQVAMTLVGALHPKCYVVRGVTGSFVKAGAQLARTAGRIKGLFGLLGEDSATLDSGVPSFENAAAQANPTTTTE, encoded by the coding sequence ATGGTTTCCGTAAGTGTCGTCGTGGCGACGCTGCTCCCCTACGACGAGCTAGACGTCGTCGAGTCTCTCGAACGGGGGACGTACGACGACTACGAGGTCGTGGTCCGCGACGACTATCCGGTTTGCAAGGCCAGAAACGAGGGTATCAAGCGGGCGTCGGCCGACAAGATCGTGTTCCTCGACGACGATTCGCGTCCCCGGACGGACTACCTGGAGCGAGCCGTGGAGACACTCGAACGAGCGCCCGCGTACTCGGGCCGCACGATTCACCCACGGTCGGACGTCTTCGCACGTCACTTCACTGCCCACTACGACCGTGGCGACGAACCCCGGCACGTCGATACGTTCTGGGGGAACAACATGGGCGTCCGTAGGGAAGTGTTCGACGCCGTCGGCGGCTGGGACGAGAACATGGGCTGGGGACACGAAGAGAAGGAGCTCGCCGCGCGCGTCCGGTCGCAGTTCGACATCCTCTACGACCCCGAGCTGGTCGTCACGCACTCCTACGCCGACAGTGTCCCCGGCTACTGGCGCAAGATATACAAGCTCGAGACCCAGCACCCGTACTACTGGCGGAAGATCGGGTACTCGCTGCGTCAGCAGGTCGCGATGACGCTCGTGGGGGCGCTACATCCGAAGTGCTACGTCGTCCGCGGTGTGACCGGGTCGTTCGTGAAGGCCGGCGCACAGCTGGCCAGGACTGCCGGCCGCATCAAGGGACTCTTCGGTCTGCTCGGGGAGGACTCTGCGACACTCGATTCGGGGGTCCCGTCGTTCGAGAACGCGGCAGCGCAAGCGAACCCGACGACGACCACAGAATAA